The Desertifilum tharense IPPAS B-1220 nucleotide sequence ACCCCAATCCGGCGAAAAAACATTACTCAAAACCGTCCGTACTAACTCTGAGGGTCGCACCGACAGTCCGCTACTCGTCGATGACGAACTGAAGACTCAAGTTTACGAACTCGTCTTTCACGTTGGTGCATATTTTACCCAACATGTCGAGCATTTACCCAGTCCCCTATTCCTCGACCAAATTCCCATCCGCTTTGGCATTTCCGACGCCAACTCTCACTATCACATCCCTCTCCTCATGTCCCCCTGGTCTTACAGTACCTATCGTGGTAGTTAAAATGGCAGAATCTCCGATCTACTTTCATTAAAGTAGGAACTCGGAA carries:
- the uraH gene encoding hydroxyisourate hydrolase, translated to MSGKLTTHVLDTAYGRPAANLSIELWSIEPQSGEKTLLKTVRTNSEGRTDSPLLVDDELKTQVYELVFHVGAYFTQHVEHLPSPLFLDQIPIRFGISDANSHYHIPLLMSPWSYSTYRGS